The following are from one region of the Silene latifolia isolate original U9 population chromosome 9, ASM4854445v1, whole genome shotgun sequence genome:
- the LOC141600997 gene encoding uncharacterized protein LOC141600997: MSKGKSNAYFNGVSDGIKKEIIHISGMVEGSLLFKYIGVPIKTTRLSAQDCKPIIDKVVDRIRGLGARKLSYAGRLILVKAVLKTFHTYWASMFILPTGVITMIEDLEMKGGLGLKNELQWNKAALGKLVCWIATKSDDLWVRWVNHTYIKGKEWQIYVPPPNTSWYWRRICRVRDHFTAAYQHNQWTTQQGKEYTIAKGYELIIDKGAKLIWHNMVWNKWNIPKHNFISWVYHHRNMNTMEKLYRLEINEEGTCCICKNSTEITDHMFFQCQYSREVITRVGDMKGFPYLIRSYYSPGDWGSRARNLRKGLLTPSSMHAFTTCGGRGIRVDWILSFFTP; this comes from the exons ATGAGCAAAGGAAAGTCAAATGCCTATTTTAATGGAGTTTCTGATGGAATTAAAAAGGAGATTATACACATTTCTGGGATGGTGGAAGGTAGCTTACTTTTCAAATATATAGGGGTGCCTATCAAAACTACTAGGCTCAGTGCTCAGGATTGCAAACCTATCATTGACAAGGTAGTTGACAGAATCAGGGGATTGGGAGCAAGAAAGTTATCTTATGCTGGCAGACTAATTTTGGTCAAGGCAGTTCTTAAAACTTTCCACACCTACTGGGCTTCAATGTTTATTTTACCTACTGGGGTAATAACTATGATTGAGG ACCTCGAGATGAAGGGGGGTTTGGGTCTGAAAAATGAGCTTCAGTGGAACAAAGCAGCTCTGGGAAAACTGGTTTGCTGGATTGCAACAAAATCTGACGACCTCTGGGTCAGATGGGTTAACCACACCTATATTAAAGGTAAAGAATGGCAGATATATGTTCCTCCCCCAAACACCAGTTGGTACTGGAGGAGAATTTGTCGAGTCAGGGATCATTTTACAGCGGCTTACCAGCATAATCAGTGGACGACACAACAAGGGAAAGAGTATACAATTGCAAAAGGCTATGAACTCATCATAGATAAAGGTGCAAAACTTATTTGGCATAATATGGTTTGGAATAAGTGGAACATCCCTAAACATAACTTTATTTCATGGGTGTATCATCACAGGAACATGAACACAATGGAAAAATTATACAGATTAGAGATCAATGAAGAGGGTACCTGTTGTATATGCAAGAACAGTACGGAAATTACCGACCATATGTTCTTCCAATGCCAGTATAGTCGGGAAGTCATCACTCGTGTTGGGGATATGAAGGGGTTTCCTTACCTCATCAGGAGTTATTACTCACCTGGAGACTGGGGCTCAAGGGCTCGAAACTTGAGAAAGGGATTATTGACGCCATCATCAATGCATGCATTTACCACTTGTGGAGGTAGGGGAATCAGAGTAGACTGGATCTTATCCTTCTTCACCCCATGA